The Aedes aegypti strain LVP_AGWG chromosome 3, AaegL5.0 Primary Assembly, whole genome shotgun sequence genome contains a region encoding:
- the LOC110678478 gene encoding gustatory receptor for sugar taste 64a-like isoform X1, whose translation MSLLVMLAQKWHKLAVHFDEIHRIFSISDEKIIKGIHFPIRFTAGVILTCGILQHMSSKTADVYNQYHEAEYCGWEMKNFPYYFASRNYWFIFKHIPYNILILLIFEYAATVLTLSWSCHDLMIILTSLGITFYFRKIYEKILPFHSGVMIASEKFWMEIRSHYVILCELVKATNGSLSLIIIHSCGKNLYLMCYELINIARKDESILSSVHHWCSLINLTIQTTMVFYSASMMHEIAKSPLTVCNRIPNFGWCSELERYIGQLKSDRVAYTGMGFFHLTKRSILAMAGSVVTYELVMLKFAEDTEGVGDVVPCSNLAFSKD comes from the exons ATGAGTCTGTTGGTGATGCTTGCCCAGAaatggcataaattagctgttcattttgatgaaattcatcGTATATTTTCAATTAGTGATGAGAAAATAATAAAAGGCATTCACTTTCCAATACGTTTTACTGCGGGAGTGATACTCACATGTGGCATAT TGCAACACATGAGTTCTAAGACGGCTGATGTCTACAACCAGTATCATGAGGCTGAATATTGTGGCTGGGAAATGAAGAATTTCCCGTATTACTTTGCTTCTCGCAACTATTGGTTCATATTTAAACATATTCCATACAATATTTTAATACTGCTAATTTTCGAG tatgCAGCAACTGTTCTAACATTGTCTTGGAGTTGTCATGATTTAATGATCATTTTGACAAGTCTTGGTATAACCTTCTACTTTCGGAAaatttacgaaaagattctgccCTTCCATAGCGGTGTAATGATTGCCAGTGAGAAGTTTTGGATGGAAATTCGATCGCATTATGTAATACTTTGCGAATTAGTGAAAGCCACGAATGGCAGCTTGTCGCTGATTATTATTCACTCCTGTGGAAAAAACCTGTATCTCATGTGCTACGAGCTCATCAACATTGCAAG GAAAGATGAAAGCATTCTATCGAGCGTACATCACTGGTGTTCTCTAATCAACCTGACCATACAAACAACGATGGTTTTCTACAGTGCGTCAATGATGCATGAGATAGCCAAGTCTCCCCTGACGGTTTGCAACAGAATCCCCAATTTCGGATGGTGTTCAGAACTTGAGCGGTATATTGGACAACTTAAGTCCGATAGAGTGGCATACACTGGGATGGGATTTTTTCACCTTACCAAAAGGAGCATTTTGGCG ATGGCTGGATCCGTGGTAACCTACGAGTTGGTGATGTTGAAATTTGCAGAAGATACGGAAGGTGTTGGAGATGTGGTACCATGCTCAAACCTCGCATTTTCAAAGGATTAG
- the LOC110678478 gene encoding gustatory receptor for sugar taste 64a-like isoform X2, translating to MSSKTADVYNQYHEAEYCGWEMKNFPYYFASRNYWFIFKHIPYNILILLIFEYAATVLTLSWSCHDLMIILTSLGITFYFRKIYEKILPFHSGVMIASEKFWMEIRSHYVILCELVKATNGSLSLIIIHSCGKNLYLMCYELINIARKDESILSSVHHWCSLINLTIQTTMVFYSASMMHEIAKSPLTVCNRIPNFGWCSELERYIGQLKSDRVAYTGMGFFHLTKRSILAMAGSVVTYELVMLKFAEDTEGVGDVVPCSNLAFSKD from the exons ATGAGTTCTAAGACGGCTGATGTCTACAACCAGTATCATGAGGCTGAATATTGTGGCTGGGAAATGAAGAATTTCCCGTATTACTTTGCTTCTCGCAACTATTGGTTCATATTTAAACATATTCCATACAATATTTTAATACTGCTAATTTTCGAG tatgCAGCAACTGTTCTAACATTGTCTTGGAGTTGTCATGATTTAATGATCATTTTGACAAGTCTTGGTATAACCTTCTACTTTCGGAAaatttacgaaaagattctgccCTTCCATAGCGGTGTAATGATTGCCAGTGAGAAGTTTTGGATGGAAATTCGATCGCATTATGTAATACTTTGCGAATTAGTGAAAGCCACGAATGGCAGCTTGTCGCTGATTATTATTCACTCCTGTGGAAAAAACCTGTATCTCATGTGCTACGAGCTCATCAACATTGCAAG GAAAGATGAAAGCATTCTATCGAGCGTACATCACTGGTGTTCTCTAATCAACCTGACCATACAAACAACGATGGTTTTCTACAGTGCGTCAATGATGCATGAGATAGCCAAGTCTCCCCTGACGGTTTGCAACAGAATCCCCAATTTCGGATGGTGTTCAGAACTTGAGCGGTATATTGGACAACTTAAGTCCGATAGAGTGGCATACACTGGGATGGGATTTTTTCACCTTACCAAAAGGAGCATTTTGGCG ATGGCTGGATCCGTGGTAACCTACGAGTTGGTGATGTTGAAATTTGCAGAAGATACGGAAGGTGTTGGAGATGTGGTACCATGCTCAAACCTCGCATTTTCAAAGGATTAG